In Pseudomonas fakonensis, one DNA window encodes the following:
- a CDS encoding ATP-binding protein, with translation MNPLLRLLACLLLLLCWRVGLAQEHELQPLARQPLEQLKVQLSAPERLWLAQRQALVVGVLQEPLPPLRIFAEGQQLEGLLADYVVALQRELGVPVRVRAFDSRKAMYRALREGRIDMVSNINPLMADSHGLALSPPYARTELGLFAEGGNLHEYSVDDGQTRIAVANGMMLELFQSAGGRGRFQHYPSALLAMASVLTGENDVFLGDALSTQYLSSQLFSNQLVVNQSASLPQVLVGFGLEPGNTVLLGILKRALGGLQPCQVIAAQQVWSGAEGCKADDLRSRLSPAQLAWLDSAGPVRLVVSEDLAPFAFFNNRGRFNGIASDVLDIIRRQTGLHFEIHRVSSLSEADGLLRQGAATLSILPEASPSAPAPYLYSRALATAPYLFVQRQEGTLQRLDAQTRGTVTVAKGYLDLQQLQARYPQLDFWQTETMGEAFKLVRDASADIVLAPANVARYYLSYKYESSLKIGGVFDGPGVRIVFSAPRGQAQLVGILDQALLDITPGQSLQIIGRWRANSATDDKYWEGVASFIWRSFELLGVLLLVAGLLIVTQRRRIRRKRHDLQQRQLLLDELQLAKASADRASRAKTVFLATMSHEIRTPLNAIIGMLELVLTRRGEAELNQQSIHIAYESAISLLALIGDILDISRIESGKLSLAPEPAQVEELLRSVGNVFGGLARQKQLRLDLDIDALAGEQVWVDAVKLKQIVSNLLSNAIKFTEQGGVELRCAVQASGDTALRFCISVVDTGAGIPAAQLEQVFKPFYVTDGAVGDPNAGAGLGLAISQALCLLMGGTLKVRSEPGSGTCMSVELVLERVLGDTAVVAQGAPAKAGSDAVLSVLVVEDHLPSQYLLVQQVGYLGHRVLTASNGLEGLAAWSEHEVDMVITDCNMLEMDGLEMARALRRLERQQGVRPCLIVGLTADAQREALQQCLDAGMDHALAKPTNLAALNRLIPKLGAAQPHAAESPSWATDIRAAMARQVVASNQSESAALRQALAAGDVQGVRRIAHKLKGTAYLLNHPVLLEQCVALEDACSSGPADAQQQAGQVLLQSLQRISQTLQPE, from the coding sequence GTGAACCCTCTACTTCGCCTGTTGGCCTGCCTGCTGCTGTTACTGTGCTGGCGCGTCGGCCTTGCCCAGGAACATGAACTGCAGCCCTTGGCTCGCCAACCCCTCGAGCAACTCAAGGTACAGCTCAGTGCGCCCGAGCGGCTGTGGCTGGCGCAGCGCCAGGCGCTGGTGGTGGGGGTGTTGCAGGAACCCTTGCCGCCGCTGCGCATCTTTGCCGAGGGCCAGCAACTGGAAGGGCTGCTGGCCGACTATGTGGTGGCGCTGCAGCGTGAGCTGGGTGTGCCGGTGCGGGTGCGTGCGTTCGACTCACGCAAGGCAATGTATCGCGCCTTGCGCGAAGGCCGTATCGACATGGTCAGCAACATCAACCCGCTGATGGCCGACAGCCACGGCCTGGCATTGAGCCCGCCCTATGCCCGCACCGAACTGGGGTTGTTCGCCGAGGGTGGCAACCTGCATGAGTACAGCGTCGACGATGGCCAGACCCGCATCGCCGTGGCCAATGGCATGATGCTCGAGCTGTTCCAGAGCGCCGGCGGGCGCGGGCGCTTCCAGCATTACCCGTCGGCGTTGCTGGCCATGGCCTCGGTGCTCACCGGCGAGAACGATGTGTTCCTGGGTGATGCGCTGTCCACCCAGTACCTGTCGAGCCAGTTGTTCAGCAACCAGCTGGTGGTCAACCAGAGCGCCAGCTTGCCGCAGGTACTGGTGGGTTTTGGCCTGGAGCCGGGTAATACCGTGCTACTGGGCATCCTCAAGCGGGCACTCGGTGGGCTGCAACCTTGCCAAGTCATCGCCGCGCAGCAGGTGTGGAGCGGCGCCGAGGGCTGCAAGGCCGATGACCTGCGCTCGCGCCTGAGCCCGGCGCAGCTGGCCTGGCTGGACAGCGCCGGGCCGGTGCGCCTGGTGGTCAGCGAAGACCTGGCGCCCTTTGCCTTCTTCAACAACCGCGGGCGTTTCAACGGCATTGCCTCGGATGTGCTGGACATCATCCGGCGCCAGACCGGCCTGCACTTCGAAATCCACCGGGTCAGCTCGCTGAGCGAGGCCGATGGCCTGCTGCGCCAGGGCGCGGCGACCTTGAGCATTTTGCCCGAAGCCTCGCCGTCGGCACCTGCGCCTTACCTGTACAGCCGGGCGCTGGCCACTGCACCCTACCTGTTCGTGCAGCGCCAGGAGGGCACGCTGCAACGCCTGGATGCGCAAACCCGCGGCACAGTGACGGTGGCCAAGGGGTACCTCGACCTACAGCAACTGCAGGCCCGCTACCCGCAGCTGGACTTCTGGCAGACCGAGACCATGGGCGAGGCGTTCAAGCTGGTGCGCGACGCCAGCGCCGACATAGTGCTGGCACCGGCCAACGTGGCGCGCTACTACCTGTCGTACAAGTACGAGAGCAGCCTGAAGATCGGCGGCGTGTTCGACGGCCCCGGCGTGCGCATCGTGTTCAGCGCGCCCCGGGGGCAGGCGCAACTGGTCGGCATCCTCGACCAGGCGCTGCTGGATATCACCCCCGGCCAGTCGCTGCAGATCATCGGTCGTTGGCGGGCCAACTCGGCCACCGACGACAAGTACTGGGAGGGTGTGGCGTCGTTCATCTGGCGCTCCTTCGAACTGCTCGGGGTGTTGCTGCTGGTGGCCGGGCTGCTGATTGTCACCCAGCGCCGGCGCATCCGGCGCAAACGCCACGACTTGCAGCAGCGCCAGTTGCTGCTGGACGAGCTGCAACTGGCCAAGGCCTCGGCCGACCGCGCCAGCCGCGCCAAAACCGTGTTTCTGGCGACCATGAGCCACGAAATTCGCACGCCGCTCAACGCCATCATCGGCATGCTCGAGCTGGTGCTGACCCGGCGCGGTGAGGCTGAGCTCAACCAGCAGTCGATCCATATCGCCTATGAGTCAGCCATCAGCCTGCTGGCGTTGATCGGCGACATTCTCGATATCTCGCGCATCGAGTCGGGCAAGCTGAGCCTGGCTCCGGAACCTGCGCAGGTAGAAGAGCTACTGCGCTCGGTGGGCAACGTATTCGGCGGCCTGGCCCGGCAGAAGCAGTTGCGCCTGGACCTGGACATCGATGCACTGGCGGGTGAGCAGGTGTGGGTGGATGCGGTAAAACTCAAGCAAATCGTGTCCAACCTGCTGAGCAACGCCATCAAGTTCACCGAACAGGGCGGTGTCGAGTTGCGCTGCGCGGTGCAGGCTTCGGGCGATACAGCATTGCGTTTTTGCATCAGCGTGGTCGATACCGGCGCAGGCATACCCGCCGCGCAGCTGGAGCAGGTATTCAAGCCGTTTTATGTCACCGACGGGGCGGTCGGTGACCCCAATGCCGGCGCCGGGCTGGGCCTGGCCATCAGCCAGGCGCTGTGCCTGCTGATGGGCGGCACGCTCAAGGTGCGTAGCGAGCCGGGCAGTGGCACCTGCATGAGCGTTGAGCTGGTGCTGGAGCGGGTACTGGGCGACACCGCCGTGGTGGCGCAGGGCGCGCCTGCCAAGGCCGGCAGCGATGCCGTGCTGAGCGTGCTGGTGGTCGAGGACCACTTGCCCAGCCAGTACCTGCTGGTGCAGCAGGTGGGTTACCTGGGGCACCGTGTGCTGACCGCCAGCAACGGCCTGGAGGGGCTGGCGGCGTGGAGCGAGCACGAGGTCGACATGGTCATCACCGACTGCAACATGCTGGAGATGGACGGCCTGGAAATGGCCCGAGCCCTGCGCCGCCTGGAGCGCCAGCAGGGTGTCAGGCCCTGCCTGATAGTCGGCCTTACCGCCGATGCCCAGCGCGAGGCGTTGCAGCAGTGCCTGGACGCCGGCATGGACCACGCGCTGGCCAAACCCACCAACCTTGCAGCCCTCAACCGCCTGATCCCCAAGCTCGGTGCTGCACAGCCCCATGCAGCCGAAAGCCCGTCCTGGGCCACCGATATCCGCGCTGCCATGGCCCGCCAGGTGGTGGCCAGCAACCAGAGCGAAAGCGCGGCCCTGCGCCAGGCACTGGCGGCCGGTGACGTGCAGGGCGTGCGGCGCATCGCCCACAAGCTCAAGGGTACGGCGTACCTGCTCAATCACCCGGTGTTGCTGGAGCAGTGCGTGGCGCTGGAGGATGCCTGCTCCAGCGGGCCTGCAGATGCGCAGCAGCAGGCGGGCCAGGTGCTTTTGCAGAGCCTGCAACGGATCAGCCAGACCCTGCAGCCGGAATGA
- a CDS encoding EAL domain-containing protein: MSIAHSTPMPNGAQVRYIARAVPTAPGIDADELRAGLRRGEFQAYVQPKFDLRSQALQGVEVLARWQHPVRGLLSPAAFMALMAREQLLDELLCSLLEQGLACQLALQRQGRTVGFAFNLSLQQLATEALLRRLVARLQGHPLALSLVTLEVTEDGWGAVTPQVLQRLAALRRLGVRLSMDDFGTGHSSLWRLEQLPFDEIKLAGEFTRRLEGSRCARAIVRHGVGLAGELGMQLVVEGIETQAQRGMLLELGAGVGQGYLWARPMTTGQLAVFLAGRA, from the coding sequence ATGTCCATCGCCCATTCCACTCCCATGCCCAACGGCGCCCAGGTGCGCTATATCGCCCGTGCCGTGCCGACGGCGCCAGGTATCGACGCCGACGAGCTGCGCGCAGGGCTGCGCCGCGGTGAGTTCCAGGCCTACGTGCAACCCAAGTTCGACCTGCGCAGCCAGGCGCTGCAAGGGGTGGAAGTGCTCGCCCGCTGGCAGCACCCGGTACGCGGCTTGCTGTCCCCGGCGGCTTTCATGGCGTTGATGGCCCGCGAGCAACTGCTCGACGAGCTGCTGTGCAGCCTGCTGGAGCAGGGCCTGGCTTGCCAGCTGGCGCTGCAGCGCCAGGGGCGCACGGTCGGTTTTGCCTTCAACCTCAGCCTGCAGCAGCTGGCCACCGAGGCTTTGCTGCGGCGCCTGGTGGCGCGTTTGCAGGGCCACCCCTTGGCGCTGTCACTGGTCACCCTGGAAGTCACCGAGGATGGCTGGGGGGCTGTTACGCCGCAGGTGCTGCAGCGCCTGGCTGCCTTGCGGCGCTTGGGCGTTCGTTTGTCGATGGACGATTTTGGCACCGGGCATTCGTCGCTGTGGCGCCTGGAGCAGCTGCCGTTCGACGAGATCAAGCTGGCCGGGGAGTTCACCCGCCGGCTGGAAGGCTCGCGCTGTGCGCGGGCGATTGTGCGCCACGGGGTGGGGCTGGCCGGGGAGTTGGGCATGCAGTTGGTGGTGGAGGGCATCGAGACCCAGGCCCAGCGTGGGATGTTGCTGGAACTGGGGGCTGGGGTCGGGCAGGGGTATCTGTGGGCCAGGCCCATGACGACCGGGCAGTTGGCGGTGTTTTTGGCGGGGAGGGCGTAA
- a CDS encoding fimbria/pilus outer membrane usher protein, which translates to MFLQNKGAEVDLRYFEQANGVVPGTYSVDLYLNQRLERRQDIRFAVDDEGDAANAQPVLSLGLLRELGVDVERLMHEGIVDAGSQDSDPVVLLRIEGASVEMDAASLALHLSVPQAYIKRRSRGYVDPSLWDDGVTALFSNYQLNYNRNTGGGFSSDYGYLGLRSGLNFGQWRLRNDASLSQGTGSERHFSSNRTYLEHDVTALKGRLAIGQLYSNGDIFDSSRFRGLQLGSDIGMLPDNESGYAPVVRGIAETHATVEVRQNGYVIYSTTVSPGAFEIHDIYPGGSNGDLEVTIIEADGRKRSFSQAYSYLPVMVRRGTFQYSLSLGQYDNQDQPAPKLLQATAVYGASDNLTTYGGLLGADDYNAVNLGLGLNTPAGGMSLDVTNSRSRPEHGTGATGQSARFLYSKTLNSTNTTFTMVGYRYSTAGYRTLSEHIQEMASTGHPGFVSGRPKNRLDLSINQTVGNHGSVFLSAGETNYWDRTGNTRRIQLGYSGNIGEVSFNVSASHTQSAGRSRDSDNQLAFSVSIPFGASARSQRLYSSYTHAGKGDDSLQSGVSGYLDDAGTLSYSAQAGQAGRERSGSVGMGWDSPSAKLAGNYAKSGASRHLDMTATGAIVAHAGGVTFGQPVGETFALVEVPGVKGVGLEGASGRTDRAGYTLEGYVQPYRFNDLNLDTQTLGTDVDVSETSARVVPRRGAVVKASFQAAAGRRVQFSLAQASGAKVPFGAQLLEGKKLLAVVDNQSRALVFGIADKGQLHLRWAGGTCRIPYTLPERDASLVYDQVNATCSAQPATES; encoded by the coding sequence ATGTTCCTGCAGAACAAGGGCGCCGAAGTCGACCTGCGCTACTTCGAGCAGGCCAACGGCGTGGTGCCGGGCACCTACAGCGTCGACCTGTACCTGAACCAGCGCCTGGAGCGCCGCCAGGACATCCGCTTTGCCGTGGATGACGAAGGCGATGCCGCCAACGCCCAGCCCGTGCTCAGCCTCGGCCTGCTGCGCGAACTGGGCGTGGACGTCGAGCGCCTCATGCACGAGGGCATCGTCGATGCAGGCAGCCAGGACAGCGACCCGGTGGTGCTGCTGCGCATCGAAGGCGCTTCGGTGGAGATGGACGCCGCCAGCCTGGCGCTGCACCTGAGCGTGCCCCAGGCCTACATCAAGCGCCGCTCGCGCGGCTACGTCGACCCCTCGCTGTGGGACGACGGCGTGACCGCGCTGTTCAGCAACTACCAGCTGAACTACAACCGCAACACCGGCGGCGGTTTCAGCAGCGACTACGGCTACCTGGGCCTGCGCAGCGGCCTCAACTTCGGCCAGTGGCGCCTGCGCAACGACGCCTCGCTGAGCCAGGGCACCGGCAGCGAGCGGCATTTTTCCAGCAACCGCACTTATCTGGAGCACGATGTCACCGCGCTCAAGGGCCGCCTGGCCATCGGCCAGCTGTACAGCAACGGCGACATCTTCGACAGCAGCCGTTTTCGCGGCCTGCAGCTGGGTTCGGACATCGGCATGCTGCCGGACAACGAGTCCGGCTACGCGCCGGTAGTGCGCGGCATCGCCGAAACCCATGCCACCGTGGAAGTGCGCCAGAACGGCTACGTGATCTATTCCACCACGGTGTCGCCGGGTGCCTTCGAGATCCACGACATCTACCCCGGTGGCTCCAACGGCGACCTGGAGGTGACCATCATCGAGGCCGACGGGCGCAAGCGCAGCTTCAGCCAGGCCTACTCCTACCTGCCAGTGATGGTGCGCCGCGGCACCTTCCAGTACAGCCTGTCGCTGGGCCAGTACGACAACCAGGACCAGCCGGCGCCCAAGCTGTTGCAGGCCACCGCCGTGTATGGCGCCAGCGACAACCTGACCACCTACGGCGGGCTGCTCGGCGCCGACGACTACAACGCCGTCAACCTGGGCCTGGGCCTGAACACCCCGGCGGGCGGCATGTCGCTGGACGTCACCAACAGCCGCTCGCGCCCGGAGCACGGCACCGGCGCCACCGGCCAGAGCGCGCGGTTCTTGTACTCCAAGACGCTCAACAGCACCAACACCACCTTCACCATGGTCGGCTACCGCTACTCCACCGCCGGCTACCGCACCCTCAGCGAGCATATCCAGGAAATGGCCAGCACAGGCCACCCAGGGTTTGTCAGCGGCCGGCCGAAAAACCGCCTCGACCTGAGCATCAACCAGACCGTGGGCAATCACGGTTCGGTGTTTCTGAGTGCCGGCGAAACCAACTACTGGGACCGCACCGGCAATACCCGGCGCATCCAGCTGGGCTACAGCGGCAATATTGGTGAAGTGAGCTTCAACGTTTCGGCCTCGCACACGCAAAGTGCTGGCCGCTCGCGCGACTCGGACAACCAGCTGGCGTTTTCGGTAAGCATCCCGTTCGGCGCCAGTGCCCGCTCGCAGCGCCTGTACAGCAGCTACACCCACGCCGGCAAGGGCGACGACAGCCTGCAGAGCGGGGTGTCCGGCTACCTGGACGACGCCGGCACGCTTTCGTATTCGGCCCAGGCCGGGCAAGCCGGGCGCGAGCGCTCAGGCAGCGTCGGCATGGGCTGGGATTCACCCTCGGCCAAGCTTGCCGGCAACTATGCCAAAAGCGGCGCCTCGCGCCACCTGGACATGACCGCCACCGGCGCCATCGTCGCCCACGCAGGCGGCGTGACTTTTGGCCAGCCAGTGGGCGAAACCTTCGCCCTGGTCGAGGTTCCGGGCGTCAAGGGCGTGGGCCTGGAGGGCGCCAGCGGGCGCACCGACCGCGCCGGTTACACGCTTGAGGGCTATGTGCAGCCCTACCGCTTCAACGACCTGAACCTCGACACCCAGACCTTGGGTACCGACGTCGATGTCAGCGAAACCTCGGCCCGCGTGGTGCCGCGCCGCGGCGCGGTGGTCAAGGCCAGCTTCCAGGCCGCAGCCGGGCGCCGGGTGCAGTTCAGCCTGGCCCAGGCCAGTGGCGCCAAGGTGCCCTTTGGTGCCCAGTTGCTCGAAGGCAAGAAGCTGCTGGCAGTGGTCGACAACCAGTCCCGTGCACTGGTGTTCGGCATCGCCGACAAGGGCCAGCTGCACCTGCGCTGGGCCGGCGGCACCTGCCGCATCCCCTACACCCTGCCTGAGCGCGATGCATCCCTGGTGTACGACCAGGTCAATGCCACCTGCAGCGCCCAACCGGCAACGGAGTCATAA
- a CDS encoding DHCW motif cupin fold protein, giving the protein MELTGIPFGITEWSTLETTTHPGETGTAYWRTCQFGAIRVRQVEYSPGYLADHWCNKGHVLLCLEGQLDTELEDGRRFTLLPGMSYQVADNAEAHRSSSAIGAKLFIVD; this is encoded by the coding sequence ATGGAGCTGACAGGCATCCCCTTCGGGATCACCGAGTGGTCAACCCTCGAAACCACCACCCACCCCGGCGAAACCGGCACGGCCTACTGGCGCACCTGCCAGTTCGGCGCCATCCGCGTGCGCCAGGTCGAATACAGCCCCGGCTACCTGGCCGACCACTGGTGCAACAAAGGCCATGTCCTGCTGTGCCTCGAAGGCCAGCTGGATACCGAGCTCGAAGACGGCCGGCGCTTCACCCTGCTGCCCGGCATGAGCTACCAGGTGGCCGACAATGCCGAGGCGCATCGGTCTTCCAGCGCTATCGGCGCCAAACTGTTCATCGTGGATTGA
- a CDS encoding fimbrial protein — protein MKLNLLALAVAGALLASNNAQAANPGCNWYTGGSGSIKRYFSMTAPAQIELKSAAVGAVMATAPKATIHTEIWQIKCPYPAVANYSGRHYVADRELADGFTDVYKTGIPGVGVRFMSVAGNTSGTLPLNQDYKNSPSTYINVIKSVELQFIRTAQFVGKGTANLSYRIEQDINGWNAAQLQVGGSTELTTRSYFTGCAGVEKLNIPMGRVSFSEIGKKQKSFNLDVLCEGMPAGTKIPVRVYFEGNSAGPGRLNLDAGGAKGVEITLRNGSGTLLPFTRGTALAMSWVNTQPKGELYRLPVSATYARKGTVKVEAGAANATLNYIIEYD, from the coding sequence ATGAAACTGAACCTACTCGCCCTCGCGGTAGCCGGCGCCCTGCTGGCCAGCAACAACGCCCAAGCGGCAAACCCGGGCTGCAATTGGTACACCGGTGGCAGCGGTAGCATCAAACGCTACTTCAGCATGACCGCACCCGCACAGATAGAGCTCAAGAGCGCTGCGGTGGGCGCGGTGATGGCGACCGCACCCAAGGCCACCATCCACACCGAGATCTGGCAGATCAAGTGCCCGTACCCGGCCGTTGCCAACTACAGCGGCCGGCACTACGTGGCCGACCGCGAACTGGCCGATGGCTTCACCGATGTCTACAAAACCGGCATCCCGGGGGTGGGCGTCAGGTTCATGAGCGTGGCCGGCAACACCTCCGGCACCCTGCCGCTGAACCAGGACTACAAGAACAGCCCCAGCACCTACATCAACGTGATCAAGTCCGTAGAGCTGCAGTTCATTCGCACTGCGCAGTTCGTCGGCAAGGGCACGGCCAACCTGAGTTACCGTATCGAGCAGGACATCAACGGCTGGAACGCGGCGCAGTTACAGGTGGGCGGCAGTACCGAGCTGACCACCCGCAGCTACTTCACCGGTTGTGCCGGCGTCGAGAAGCTCAACATCCCCATGGGCCGGGTGTCGTTCAGCGAGATCGGCAAGAAGCAGAAAAGCTTCAACCTGGATGTGCTGTGCGAAGGCATGCCGGCGGGTACCAAAATCCCGGTGCGGGTGTATTTCGAGGGCAACTCCGCCGGCCCCGGGCGCCTGAACCTGGACGCAGGGGGGGCGAAGGGCGTGGAAATTACCCTGCGCAATGGCAGCGGCACCTTGCTGCCCTTCACCCGGGGCACCGCCCTGGCCATGAGCTGGGTCAACACCCAGCCCAAGGGCGAGCTGTATCGCCTGCCGGTCAGTGCAACCTATGCAAGGAAGGGGACGGTGAAGGTCGAGGCCGGGGCGGCCAATGCGACCTTGAATTACATTATCGAGTATGACTGA
- a CDS encoding response regulator has product MSKKVLIVDDHPLICQAIAQALAPIGFETVGETADGVDALRMITALAPDVVILDIGLEKLDGLSVLRRITREKLATRVLIYTAQAKENYAARCLQAGASGFVSKSEPIGKLIKALETVADGYVFFPRDAMPLLGKPEFNGDLQDLTDRELQVFKLLAEGFSNGDIATRLSLSAKTVSGHKINIQTKLGVASVIELADIARRHNLV; this is encoded by the coding sequence ATGAGCAAGAAAGTCCTGATCGTCGACGACCACCCGCTGATTTGCCAGGCCATTGCCCAGGCCCTGGCGCCCATTGGCTTCGAAACCGTGGGCGAGACCGCCGATGGAGTGGATGCGTTGCGCATGATCACCGCGCTGGCGCCGGATGTGGTGATTCTCGACATCGGCCTGGAAAAGCTCGACGGCCTGAGCGTGTTGCGGCGCATCACCCGCGAAAAACTGGCGACCCGGGTACTGATCTACACCGCCCAGGCCAAGGAGAACTACGCCGCCCGCTGCCTGCAGGCCGGGGCCAGCGGTTTCGTCAGCAAGAGCGAGCCGATCGGCAAGCTGATCAAGGCGCTGGAAACGGTGGCCGACGGCTACGTGTTCTTCCCCCGCGACGCCATGCCGTTGTTGGGCAAGCCTGAGTTCAACGGCGACCTGCAAGACCTCACCGACCGTGAATTGCAGGTTTTCAAGCTGCTGGCCGAAGGCTTCTCCAATGGCGATATCGCCACCCGGTTGAGCCTGAGCGCCAAGACCGTCAGCGGCCACAAAATCAATATCCAGACCAAGCTCGGGGTGGCTTCGGTGATTGAACTGGCCGATATCGCACGCCGGCACAACCTGGTCTGA